ACACTACCAACCGCCGTTgttttgattattatatttcGACAAAATGGTACAGTTTTGCAATCTTGACATATTTTCAGTTCAAATCAAATTCAAGCTTTCAAGGACAAAAATCTACAACTAGAAAATCAGATCATGGTCACACGAGTCACTGTTGTAAATGAATTGAGTCTATTTATAAACTTTTCGAAtcaactgaaatattttatttgtattcaaATTCGAGCCAAATTCAAACATGTTCGAACTTTTTGTTGAACCGAAATCGAGTCCAAATTATAACGTCAGGTAGGTCTCACTAGACttgatatttattaatatattaaaaatatatattaaatatatagatTTCGAGTCTTTCAAATAAACCGAGTTCAAATGTATCTATTTCGAGCCAAATTTgaaccttaaaattttcaacatatAGGCTTGTTTATAAACCTAAAACCAACcttaaaattgtcaaaagttAGATCCCAATACTTTGGTAAAAAGTTATACCCAACATCTGTGAGGTCAAATCAATTTGTCAACCAGGATACATATTTAAGTTCAGAAACGACTACAAACCATTGTTCATTTAGACCAATATCCAAACATGTGAGAAAAACACCAAAAACCAAAGTCAACAAACCTAGATGTCGTCTACGGCAAGTTTTGAATCAAGAAGAGAGAACTCCTGGAAGAAAGCCTTGAAGTGTTCATAAGAATGCTTTACATCATCAACTGCACACATTTCTCTAATGCTATGCATCGACAGTTGCGGGGCTCCGACATCAACGGTGCGGATGCCAACACCACTTGCCAAAATGGGACCAATTGTCGAACCACATGGCATATCGTTCTTGACCACAAAATCCTGGATCAAAAGAGTCTTATATAAGAGCTATGAACGTGTCGATCAGTTTGTTGGCAGAAGTATGGACGACAACTTTGGTTTTTCCAATATGAAGAAACAAGTTTTGAACACATGTTTAAACATTGGACCGCGTCCATCTATCCAAGTGCATTGTTCGAGAGAGATACAGGCATGAGGACTACTGGACTTGATCCGATGTAGAATTATTCAAAACAAGTGAACATTCAACCACCATCATAATTGTAAATTAGCACATattattctcaatttttttGCCCATAACTGCCTAGGAAATATCAAAGAAACTAGAATTATTTAAGGATATATGATCTGTAAAACCTGAACAGGAAGTTTGTGCTTGTTAGCTATCTCCCGAAATGTGAAGGAAGTTATTGCATTAGTTGCATATCTTTGGTTTGCATTGTGTTTGATGACAAGCCCGCCATGCATCTTGGGCTGATGATTTTCTTCGTGTTTGTcctgattaaaaaaaatgaagtaatGTCGAAATACAAAGAACATGTATGCCTACTTTGAAATAAAGCAAAGTGAGTACGTACCATGTAATTCGGGTGCAAGGCATGAGCCATGTCAGCCGATACTAAGAAACTCTTTTGAATAGCTATTGGTAGAAACTTTTTAAGAAACACATTGAAAAAACAATTATCAGCCAATAAGAACAGTGACAGGAAAAAAAATGTACAACAAAATTTCAAGCAAACCATAGGGAATCAGGAATTGCAGAAGATAAAATTAGCAATGTAAAAAAACTATTCAGTGCCAACGAAAATCCAATCAAGCCGAAAAAGTAAAGTCTAAAAACTAGAAAAGCAGTAATGTATTTCTACCTTTGTATCTGAGTTGAAGGAACTAGTTATTCGAGATAAAGCATCGAGCATGACTGGGGATCCAGCTCCTTGTGCTGAATTAGAACCAACCTCCTCGTGATCAAACAAGGCCACCATTCTCACTCCAGTCTCATTTTCAAGACTGCTTTCGGAGGATGAAGTATCTATGAGAGCCTaaaacaaaaatccaaaaaaaaaaaaaagcaaacaaACTAATATAAACAGATGGCCACTTTTTCAAAACTGCAGTTCCTTGTTGAAATGGAAGCTTAGACAGCAAAAGACAATACAATAACTTATTGTGATTCAGTTTATCAGATACATTCGCTATAACATGGccaattaattaatacaatgCTGGAATAATTTGTTCCTTGGAATAAATTTAGTTGACACTCGTGCTAGTGTCATACTTATCACAGGCCTTTTTTGATCGAAAATATCAGCATGATGTGATATACAACAGAATCAACAATTTATTCAAGTCAACATGTGAGCATGACACAAATACCTTCAGCGAACAAAATGACATGCAGAGGTTATCAAGCCTTCCGGAGAAAATAAATTCCTTGAGTGCACCAGCAATTGTACTTTGttgagtatcacaagcttgcaaCTCAAAATCACATATATCATCTGGTTCACAACCAGCCTGAGCAGCAATCAGCTAAAGTATAGGGGTTGAAGAAACAAAACACCATGATCAAAGCATATTCAAGATGTCTTTAATAAATATAGATTGGGAATAACCACAATATATAAGAATTTGAACTTCTGCCGTGATATTCAGTTGATGAAGAGGCAAAATGAATTTACAATCAAACAAGACATGATCAGATGAGAACCTGTAAAAGAGGGAGATGATGCTTCGGGCCGCCAGAATTAGTTCCTTCCTCAAACTTCTTCCCAACAAATGATCCAGTTTCAACAGAACCATTTTCAGCTGTTGGTTTGTTCAGCTCAGCCTGAATTAAGGATATCATATGTAAGAGAAACATATCAAGATGAAACAAAGTAGCAACTTTTCAATATAACACAATTTTCCATCAGGCCTGTGTCATATCTTGCCAGATAAACAAAGGAATAGCGATACTGAGGTAAAAACGAACAGCAATACTGAGGTAAAAACGAAGGAGCGATAAGTAATGCAACGGCttaaaaaattttaaccaaaatttATAAGTGGGTATCATGCCCTGATATATCGATTCCCCGTGTCATGTTGACATTTCTTCTTTATATGATCTCTTTCTGCACATTTATCAGCCTGAGACTTAAGTCCATGCAGGCTTATTTTACACCTATCAAGATAAGAGGTCAAACAAAGAATTTCCAACAACCACAATTGATTTATATTTTCTCATTATGCCAACAAGTTTACATCAGCAATCATAATGATTACATTTCAATTCTTTGAGAAAGTATCGACTGCAACTCCCTATTCATCACAAGGAAAACTAGCTCCAAGAGAACAATGACAGGTCATTTTCCAGCTTTATCCTTCTCACGTATTCAATGATGTTGATCCCTTGATGACTTGTTTAATTTCAGTGGTGCTAAAACGGAAAAGCAGCATCCTTACACCATGACCTCCTGTTCATTATTTAGAATGTAATCATCTGACAACTAGTAACTCTCTTGATAGTGTAACCTGATATTTACTAAATCTTCCATATGATGGTAGTCGAGAGGGTTATCATACTAGCAAATATTGTAATATGATGTTCCACATCAGGAGGAAATGGTCATAAGACATAGATAAAGAGGTCGCAGACAAAAACGCAACGAGAGATGGCTAATTACATCTTTCATCTGAATCACAAAAAGTATCTAATTTTTAAGCCATCTAGAAAATTACCTTAACCGATGTGGCCAAAATTGGAGCTAAATGACTCTGAGTGTTCACCTTGAATCCATCATTAACACCCCTATCTTACAAAGGAAACATAATAAGAAAATGTATTCACACGCCAAAAACAATCAAATGTAAATCTTTCCTGCTGAAGCACCTGTCCAAGTGAATCGCCAGAGTCGGGATTCGCATAATGGGCTCCTCAATTCTGACAAGCTGGTGAGTGTATGTTTCTGAACCATCTTTTTGCTTTCTAATTATTACTCTTCCGGCAATAGACAAGTCACGATCAAACCATGTATGCCATAAACCACCTCCATAAGTCTGCACACCAACTTCCAAGAACCCACCTTTTGATACCTGAAACGAACGTGATTCAAAATTTTACAGCTTTAAATATGACCCTTAAGACTGAACAAGAGACATATAAATGCAAATCAGACAATATAAGAATGTAAATACCTTGGAGATCGGTTTCAATTTTAAGCAAGGACTATCAGTGTGAGCACCGATGATATAAATTCCATTTCCAGACACGTATCTATACCACAAAATCAATTATTGTCATCCACTCAATCCATGTAAGCGTTTATATTACATGCAATTTGCTAATTCACAGATGGCCAAAATTGACTTGACGCAATATTATTGTGATGATTAGAGTGATTTGATAATCAACCGGGACTTGGAGTATGCAGAGAAGAAATCAAACTAGTTTGGTAGTTGGTATTAAGCTTCGTATAATGACTGGGAAAAAATTGATATCaccaaaacaatattttaaagcTCTCAATGTCAAATGTCAATGTTGATATCAATTAATCTATACTGGAGGAAAAGGTCAATAGCAACACTTCCACAGCTTATACCAAAAGTAACTtaggataattaaattaaaatataattgtaGGAAAGATGCATCATTGACATACAACAATAAAGGGAAAAATCGTATGGAATAATAAAATGCATACTTTTTACCAATCGCAAAGGCAACGATAGTCGAATAATTCCTggtgaaaaaatatttctttccaGCTTGTAATTCCCATTCCTCCCTCTCTGATACTTGCTCATACCCTGCACTTCTCAATCTCTTCTTTGATTCGTCTAATGAataaatttacaataaaaacaCCTCATTAATTACAAGAGAACAAATCATCCATGagtaaaaacaatatatttacaAGTCCAAATCCTATTTAAGAAACAAAAACTATTAAAATCATGTGTTTCAACTTTTAAAAAACGGTCATCATATTCCAAAATATGACTAATATGACTAATGAGTAAAAACAAGATTCACCCAACACAGCCAGAACCAATCAActccaaaatttttaatatgaGAAAATCTTGTCGAATATATTCGCCTTCTGAGATTTAAAAAGCAAATCTTGGGCAATCACAGCATctaattcatatattttttgggttttggataaaaaatagaaatgatCTCGAAGATCGAACATATTACCGACGGCATGAAAAGCTGTAGGGGAAGCATTCAAGAACTCCACAAGATCGTGTGCTACTGATTTCTCCATTCTCTTTAGATTTGGCTCAGCTCAACTTTCCTAGTGTGTGCTCCACAAAGAAAGGAGAATATGTTGCGAACTTGCGGCAGGGTTGCTAGTATTCCtttcataaaaacaaaagaaaatccGAAGCTGGCAATTTGCCAAGCAGTGTGCCGAAATggcatattaaaaattaattaattttaaactctaaaaaatGCACTAATATATGTTTccgattttttaaataaattactaaagctatagaaaaaattgatttaattatgtAAATGATTTTTTCAGTGATGTTGAATTgaagtgaataacataataaacTTCTCATCAACTGAATTAAATTCTTAGAGATGTATTCATATATTCGAACAATCATTTTTCTTGAGTTATTTTTTCCAAATCTTAATTTTAACATGAAATCAGAGTCAAAACTCACCATATTATATTGTCTTTAGGTCACACCGATAATGTTTTGTAAATTTCACGTTTCAATTGTTCATTATTAAACATAACAAGCTCATAATCGACCCACCAACCGCTGATAATTCTTCTTTATAATATACAATTATATGGTATAATATAATTATCTTATACCACgtcattaattaattgaattatgATTAATATAAGATAATTATATTATACCATATAATTGTATATTATAAGGAATAATTATCAGTTTTTCACACCTTTGTATAATTATATGGAATAATTATCAGTTTTTCACACCTTTGTATATGTGGACTTGGAGATCCGGTAATAACGTTAAGTatatatttaaaagtttaaaatattttaatttggatattattaattcaaataatattaaaaaacatACTGTTTAAAactaataagaaaataaaagggAAAGATAGAAGAAAAGCTACAAAAGCATGAAGACgtcataaataaatagttttcggtgagtttaaattttctattGTTTTATGCTAGTTTTCGGTGAGTTTAAATTTTCTCTTGTTTTATGCGATTAGGGGTGTTAAAATCTGACACGATCATTAACCTGACACGATTCAactcgaaaaaaatcaggtttgagtTTGGAGTTTTCGGATGTAAATCGAATCTAATCCAATCCAACTAACAAAATATCTCAAACAATCTGTATGATCTGAATCTAAGACCGCTGATGCCAAGGAATCTTTGGCTTTTTTCACCTTTAAAAACAACTGTGAAGAACTCATAAACGAATAAAATGTTCATAGGTAGCCTTTCCCAATTTACTAATATTcaaaaaatactatatttttaacTCAGAGAAATAGAGATAAATCTCTAATCATAAACTCAACTTCATATTCAGTCTCTGTgtcataaaattgtatttttcacTTCTTGATgcactaattttttttgaatccactccctatttcatattttatctcattttctcctttaatttaattttattttcgtttttaattttatttcctcCATTACATCACTTTTTTACTCTTCTTCAATAATTTCTCACGTAAATCCCTAACTCATCTccattgatttttatgatatatttactgtTATTTGATAGAATAATGACATTAATTAAATCTAAGTTGGTATGCATGAATTTGTGGTACTAGATCTTCGATAATGTGGTACATTTTGACACAAAACGTAGTACTTTATAAGCTAGTTTGTGGTACAatgaacacgaacatgtaataCACCTTAACATGTACAACGACAATATATATCGTCTCATGCATATCATTTGTCATAAACGTACGATACCATAACacttatattaaaaaaaggTTCAAACTAATTTGTACACAACTTTTattgggcaaaaacttgtgtgagacggtctcactggtcTTATTGGTGagcggatctcttatttgggtcatccatgaaaaagtattactttttatgctcagagtattactttttattgtgaatatgagtagggttgacccgtctcacagattaagatccgtgagacggtctcacatgagacccactccttCTATTGTTCTCCTTAGGAAAAACATCGATGATAAAAACATTTGAATTGTTACAACAAGACATCACAATGTGATAAAATAGTTACGGATTGTTTGGTAATTTATGATAAGTGGTGAAATTAAAACTTAGTTTCATATCTTATTTCATATCAATGCATTAAATTtgcatataatatatgatatagatAATGTTATTTGATAGAATaatgatattaattaaatctaaGTTGGTATATATTTTGCATGAATTTGTCGTACTAGATATTCGATAATGTGATACACTTTGAGACAAAACGTGGTACTTTATAAACTAAATTTTGGGTtgatcttttttttcctttcaaaataaaaaataatatttacttAAGAAggtgaaaatataatattatctcGCTAGGGAGAAAAGTTTTAACTTTAAGTATTTTACTCCAATATACCGTTTTGAATATGcattttctcattaaaaaaaaaaaactgtgtAAAGTAAATGAATGCAATCAGTATATCTTCGATAAACCTCATCTCCTGAGGCAGGGCACATAGTTCAAAGCAAAATCCCATACCACCACCTTTCTTTCCTTTATTTCGCATTTATCCTCGATCTAGATCAACATTTTGCATCATCCGACGCGCATAGATCCAAAAAACATGTCCATTTCCGGGGCCATGACGATGAAATCCTTCATATCTATCCCCCACCTCCCCGTAACCCTTTAAATATATCCCCATTCTGCCACCATGCATTTCACTCTAGAGATTTGATTCTAAAACCAAAAACAATGGTGGGTTTCGAAATTGAATCAGCTCCTTCGAAAGAAAGGAAGCCTTTCGTGGGCTACGATGTGCCCGAAGGAGTGGATATCAGGGGAAGATACGATGCGGAGTTTGCTAGAATTCTCACGAAGGATGCCATGCAATTTGTGGCTGGTCTGCAGAGAGAGTTCAGGGGGCACATTAAGTATGCGATGGAGTGTAGAAAGGACGCGAAGATGAGGTATAATAATGGGGCGTTGCCGGGTTTTGATCCGGCCACCAAGTACGTGAGGGAAGCGGAGTGGGTTTGCGCACCGCCGCCTCCGGCGGTGGATGATCGGAGGGTGGAGATCACGGGGCCCGTGGAGAGGAAGATGATCATCAATGCACTGAATTCTGGAGCTAAGGTTTTTATGGTGAGTTGAGTAAATGCACATCGAAGATTATCTATATGTTCGACCAttgaatattttcttttttttttttttgtgaatttgttTATGTGTAGGCTGATTTTGAAGATGCTCTTTCTCCAAGCTGGGAAAACCTTGTGCGTGGTCACGTAAACTTGAAGGATGCTGTGAATGGGACCATAAGGTTCAACGACGAAGCCAGAAACAGAGTTTACAAGCTCAATGATCGAAACATAGCCAAGCTTTTCGTTCGACCTCGAGGCTGGCATCTCCCCGAGTCTCACGTCTTTATCGATGGGGAGCCTGTCACCGGTTGTCTCCTTGATTTTGGCCTTTATTTCTACCATAACTGGTCTGCGTTTCGTAAAAATCAAGGCGAAGGATTTGGACCCTTCTTCTATCTCCCAAAAATGGAACACTCCaggttaa
This genomic interval from Primulina huaijiensis isolate GDHJ02 chromosome 14, ASM1229523v2, whole genome shotgun sequence contains the following:
- the LOC140956611 gene encoding probable aspartyl aminopeptidase, encoding MEKSVAHDLVEFLNASPTAFHAVDESKKRLRSAGYEQVSEREEWELQAGKKYFFTRNYSTIVAFAIGKKYVSGNGIYIIGAHTDSPCLKLKPISKVSKGGFLEVGVQTYGGGLWHTWFDRDLSIAGRVIIRKQKDGSETYTHQLVRIEEPIMRIPTLAIHLDRGVNDGFKVNTQSHLAPILATSVKAELNKPTAENGSVETGSFVGKKFEEGTNSGGPKHHLPLLQLIAAQAGCEPDDICDFELQACDTQQSTIAGALKEFIFSGRLDNLCMSFCSLKALIDTSSSESSLENETGVRMVALFDHEEVGSNSAQGAGSPVMLDALSRITSSFNSDTKFLPIAIQKSFLVSADMAHALHPNYMDKHEENHQPKMHGGLVIKHNANQRYATNAITSFTFREIANKHKLPVQDFVVKNDMPCGSTIGPILASGVGIRTVDVGAPQLSMHSIREMCAVDDVKHSYEHFKAFFQEFSLLDSKLAVDDI